A DNA window from Babylonia areolata isolate BAREFJ2019XMU chromosome 28, ASM4173473v1, whole genome shotgun sequence contains the following coding sequences:
- the LOC143302080 gene encoding uncharacterized protein LOC143302080 isoform X1 produces MCVLGVVLLMCVLGVVLLEFTLGVVLLMCVLGVVLLEFTLGVVLLMCVLGVVLLEFTLGVVLLMCVLGVVLLEFTLGVVLLEFTLGVVLLMCVLGMVLLEFTLGVVLVECFSTQEGGRMVKTLSCQYRESWKVWVQIQLSPFLQSLIGKSKG; encoded by the exons ATGTGTGTCCTAGGTGTGGTTCTCCTGATGTGTGTCCTAG GTGTGGTTCTCCTGGAGTTTACCCTAGGTGTGGTTCTCCTGATGTGTGTCCTAGGTGTGGTTCTCCTGGAGTTTACCCTAGGTGTGGTTCTCCTGATGTGTGTCCTAGGTGTGGTTCTCCTGGAGTTTACCCTAGGTGTGGTTCTCCTGATGTGTGTCCTAGGTGTGGTTCTCCTGGAGTTTACCCTAGGTGTGGTTCTCCTGGAGTTTACCCTAGGTGTGGTTCTCCTGATGTGTGTCCTAGGTATGGTTCTCCTGGAGTTTACCCTAGGTGTGGTTCTCGTGGAGTGTTTCAGCacacaggaaggtggcagaatggtgaagacgctcagctgccagtatagAGAGTCCTGgaaggtgtgggttcaaatccagctctcaccctttctccaaagtttgattggaaaatcaaagggatga
- the LOC143302080 gene encoding uncharacterized protein LOC143302080 isoform X2 — MCVLGVVLLMCVLGVVLLEFTLGVVLLMCVLGVVLLEFTLGVVLLMCVLGVVLLEFTLGVVLLMCVLGVVLLEFTLGVVLVECFSTQEGGRMVKTLSCQYRESWKVWVQIQLSPFLQSLIGKSKG, encoded by the exons ATGTGTGTCCTAGGTGTGGTTCTCCTGATGTGTGTCCTAG GTGTGGTTCTCCTGGAGTTTACCCTAGGTGTGGTTCTCCTGATGTGTGTCCTAGGTGTGGTTCTCCTGGAGTTTACCCTAGGTGTGGTTCTCCTGATGTGTGTCCTAGGTGTGGTTCTCCTGGAGTTTACCCTAGGTGTGGTTCTCCTGATGTGTGTCCTAGGTGTGGTTCTCCTGGAGTTTACCCTAG GTGTGGTTCTCGTGGAGTGTTTCAGCacacaggaaggtggcagaatggtgaagacgctcagctgccagtatagAGAGTCCTGgaaggtgtgggttcaaatccagctctcaccctttctccaaagtttgattggaaaatcaaagggatga
- the LOC143302077 gene encoding protein RER1-like, with product MAILDGNEDMSSAPSPPSAIVKVLKRLGEIQQHYLDRVTPYTTGRWIFCVLLFAVYLLRVYLLQGWYIVTYALGIYLLNLFISFLTPKIDPASLDDGDEDGPSLPTKANEEFRPFLRRLPEFKFWYSASKAVVIAMVCTCFDALNIPVFWPILVMYFLFLFALTMKRQIKHMIKYRYLPFSHGKTKYKGKEDTGKVVSS from the exons ATGGCCATTTTAGACGGCAATGAAGACATGTCCTCTGCCCCTTCCCCACCAAGTGCCATCGTCAAAGTTCTCAAACGTCTGGGAGAG ATTCAGCAGCATTATTTAGACAGAGTTACGCCGTACACCACAGGGCGATGGATCTTCTGTGTCCTGCTTTTCGCTGTCTATTTACTGCGTGTTTACCTGCTCCAG GGATGGTACATTGTGACCTATGCCTTGGGGATCTACCTTTTGAacctcttcatctctttcttgaCCCCCAAGATTGACCCTGCTTCTTTGGACGATGGGGACG AGGATGGGCCGTCACTCCCAACAAAAGCCAatgaagagttccgtcccttcTTACGGCGATTACCAGAATTTAAATTttg GTACTCTGCCAGCAAAGCGGTGGTGATTGCCATGGTGTGTACGTGCTTTGACGCCCTCAACATCCCTGTGTTCTGGCCAATCCTGGTCATgtacttcctcttcctcttcgccCTCACCATGAAGCGACAGATCAAG CACATGATCAAGTACAGGTATCTTCCGTTCTCACACGGCAAGACCAAGTACAAGGGCAAGGAAGACACAGGGAAGGTGGTCTCCTCATGA